Proteins found in one Legionella pneumophila subsp. pascullei genomic segment:
- a CDS encoding 3-hydroxyacyl-ACP dehydratase FabZ family protein, with the protein MRFLFVDRIVQLSPGEWIKGIKHVTGDDAYLTIDDQGRHCFMPSLIGETLGQLAAWNVVQHNQFTSRPVAGVVSSARLYRPAYVGETILLESNIDALDEKAVQYHSIAKVGNDIIFTIDGALGPMLPMTDFISTEVVIQQFAEIYRPGDWSSIVDINLPVLKEESCFNCGAINSSMQFDRILACEPGISLMAEKRITRSASYFPDHFPNKPVLPMTVLLECKLNLAKEFIARAKYDRPYQISELRKIKMNEFVHPGDVVVCHVKVKEQTDDELILSYRCEVDGKRVCVVDIVLIPKGK; encoded by the coding sequence ATGAGGTTCTTATTTGTTGACCGGATTGTCCAATTATCCCCAGGAGAATGGATTAAGGGGATAAAGCATGTTACAGGGGATGATGCTTATTTAACCATTGATGATCAGGGAAGGCATTGTTTTATGCCTTCTTTGATTGGTGAAACATTGGGGCAATTAGCAGCATGGAATGTGGTGCAACATAATCAATTTACTTCAAGGCCAGTTGCTGGAGTAGTTTCGAGTGCTCGATTATATCGACCTGCTTATGTGGGTGAAACTATACTACTTGAATCAAATATTGATGCGCTGGATGAAAAAGCAGTTCAATACCATAGTATTGCTAAAGTAGGTAATGACATTATTTTTACTATAGATGGCGCATTGGGTCCCATGTTGCCTATGACTGATTTTATTAGCACAGAGGTTGTTATACAGCAATTTGCAGAAATTTATCGACCAGGTGATTGGTCTTCCATTGTGGACATCAATTTACCTGTTTTAAAAGAAGAAAGCTGCTTTAATTGTGGAGCTATTAATTCTTCCATGCAATTTGACAGAATCCTAGCTTGTGAACCAGGCATAAGCTTGATGGCTGAAAAAAGGATAACTCGTTCAGCATCTTATTTCCCGGATCATTTTCCTAATAAGCCTGTACTACCGATGACGGTACTACTCGAATGTAAATTGAATTTGGCGAAAGAGTTTATAGCTAGAGCAAAGTATGATAGACCCTATCAAATTAGTGAATTACGCAAAATTAAAATGAATGAATTTGTTCATCCCGGAGACGTGGTAGTTTGTCATGTCAAAGTAAAAGAACAAACGGATGATGAGTTAATACTGTCATATAGGTGTGAGGTTGATGGCAAGAGAGTCTGTGTTGTCGACATAGTGCTTATTCCAAAAGGTAAATGA
- a CDS encoding beta-ketoacyl-[acyl-carrier-protein] synthase family protein codes for MKRRVAITGLGVVSPLGNDVSTTWNNLIAGHSGIDSIKQFDASAFPTSIAAEVKNFSPDTPISGKHTRFIMSFTHFALEAARQAFEDASVFPTRQTSDRWGIVTGSGMMTAEFEYLMRFQQTCAANGEIDWGKLQSNSRDFYNLVDFGKTTSNSGLSLLIQQYGITGYASSVHTACASGGQALGLAMQVIRRGDADFMLAGGFDSMINPLGLSSFCLLGALSTYNETPQTASRPFDATRNGFVLGEGAAFLILEEWNKAKSRGAKIYAELAGEGNSLSSYRITDSHPNGDGAIQAIKRALEDAGVQPRDVDYINAHGTSTKMNDLSETNAIKVVFGDRIAHLPVSSTKSQTGHLIAAAGALEAVLSVKSIEQAQIPKTANLKTPDPECDLDYVVDGPREKSLGVVLSNSFGFGGSNSCLLFKHPEFEEAK; via the coding sequence ATGAAACGACGTGTTGCTATTACAGGTCTAGGGGTTGTTTCACCTCTGGGGAATGATGTATCCACCACCTGGAACAATTTGATTGCCGGGCATTCTGGCATAGATAGTATCAAACAGTTTGATGCCAGTGCTTTTCCTACCTCTATTGCTGCTGAAGTAAAAAACTTCTCACCTGATACGCCTATTTCGGGAAAACATACTCGGTTTATCATGTCTTTTACTCATTTTGCCTTGGAGGCTGCACGTCAAGCATTTGAAGATGCTTCTGTATTTCCTACCAGGCAGACATCCGATAGATGGGGAATAGTAACTGGCAGTGGAATGATGACGGCCGAGTTCGAATACTTAATGCGTTTTCAACAAACTTGTGCAGCAAACGGTGAAATTGATTGGGGAAAGCTGCAATCCAATAGCAGAGATTTTTATAATTTGGTTGATTTTGGTAAAACTACTTCAAACTCTGGACTTTCCTTATTAATACAACAATATGGGATTACAGGTTATGCCTCTTCTGTCCATACCGCCTGTGCTTCAGGAGGCCAAGCATTGGGATTGGCAATGCAGGTGATTCGTAGAGGTGATGCAGATTTTATGTTGGCAGGTGGATTTGATTCCATGATTAACCCTTTGGGTTTATCGAGCTTTTGTCTTTTGGGTGCGTTATCAACTTATAATGAGACTCCGCAAACAGCAAGTCGCCCTTTTGATGCGACACGCAATGGTTTTGTCTTGGGTGAAGGTGCTGCTTTTTTGATTCTTGAGGAATGGAATAAAGCAAAATCTCGTGGGGCAAAAATCTATGCCGAATTGGCCGGAGAGGGAAATTCTTTGAGTTCCTACCGAATAACTGATTCACATCCCAATGGTGATGGCGCTATTCAAGCGATTAAACGTGCGTTGGAGGATGCTGGAGTGCAGCCACGAGATGTCGATTATATTAATGCGCACGGCACATCAACTAAAATGAATGATTTAAGTGAAACGAATGCAATCAAAGTGGTCTTTGGTGACAGGATCGCCCATTTGCCTGTTAGCTCTACCAAGAGTCAAACAGGGCATTTAATTGCAGCCGCTGGCGCACTAGAGGCGGTGTTGTCTGTTAAATCCATAGAGCAGGCGCAAATCCCTAAAACAGCGAATTTAAAAACGCCTGATCCTGAGTGTGATTTGGATTATGTTGTTGATGGTCCGCGTGAAAAATCATTAGGGGTAGTCTTATCTAATTCATTTGGTTTTGGAGGTTCTAATAGCTGCTTATTATTTAAGCATCCAGAATTCGAGGAGGCAAAATAA
- a CDS encoding beta-ketoacyl-[acyl-carrier-protein] synthase family protein — MSQANRVFITGRSALTASGGTADETWNAIISGQSGIAEINFWELSQWSHRLGGEIKDFQPSRMLPDRKLIKVISRQDIMGINAAVQAVEHSQMIAYRDSLADVELFNEQTAIYVGSPGNKYFQQYDFIPLLAKTHGDMRSFANQLFDEVHPMWLLRILPNNVLAYTGITYGFKGPNHNVTNHAVGGTQAILEAYHAIRSGQAERAVVVAYDIGTEPQGLFYYEKLGVVSNRHLKPFDKEHDGTILAEGAAALVLESEASVKSRAATCYGEIVGGLSATEATGLFSIETDGQHLAALMERTLSTSGINFEEIGIIVSHGNGNSKSDDSEAQAIKSVFKQEKIPATAFKWSMGHTLCASGVLDAVLTTYALETKCAPGIANFQQIAPACEGLSVSREHREITSNSYAMMINRGFASMNVCLVIKACE, encoded by the coding sequence ATGAGTCAGGCGAATAGAGTTTTTATTACTGGTCGCAGTGCTCTAACTGCCTCTGGTGGAACTGCTGATGAAACTTGGAATGCGATAATTTCAGGCCAATCTGGAATTGCTGAAATTAATTTTTGGGAATTATCTCAATGGTCGCATCGATTGGGGGGAGAGATAAAGGATTTTCAACCTTCCAGGATGTTGCCTGATAGAAAATTAATAAAAGTTATTTCCCGTCAGGATATCATGGGAATTAACGCTGCAGTGCAAGCGGTAGAGCATAGCCAAATGATTGCTTATAGAGATAGTCTTGCCGATGTTGAGTTATTTAATGAACAAACAGCTATTTATGTTGGTTCTCCAGGGAATAAGTACTTTCAACAATATGACTTTATACCTTTGTTGGCGAAAACCCATGGAGATATGCGTAGCTTTGCAAACCAGCTGTTTGATGAAGTGCATCCCATGTGGTTATTAAGGATTTTGCCTAATAATGTGCTTGCCTATACAGGCATTACCTATGGTTTTAAAGGTCCAAATCACAATGTTACGAATCATGCGGTAGGCGGTACACAAGCAATTTTAGAAGCGTATCATGCCATACGTAGTGGGCAGGCAGAACGCGCCGTTGTTGTTGCCTATGATATAGGTACAGAACCTCAGGGTTTATTTTATTATGAAAAATTGGGCGTGGTGAGTAATCGTCATTTAAAACCTTTTGATAAAGAGCATGACGGTACTATTCTTGCTGAAGGTGCTGCTGCTCTTGTATTGGAAAGTGAAGCTAGCGTCAAATCGAGGGCTGCGACTTGTTATGGCGAGATAGTCGGTGGTTTATCCGCTACTGAAGCAACCGGATTATTTTCTATTGAAACAGATGGGCAACATTTGGCTGCATTGATGGAGAGAACATTAAGTACATCAGGAATAAATTTTGAGGAAATAGGGATAATAGTAAGTCATGGGAACGGAAACAGTAAATCAGATGATAGTGAAGCCCAGGCTATCAAATCAGTATTCAAACAAGAAAAAATTCCTGCGACTGCTTTTAAATGGTCCATGGGGCATACTTTGTGTGCCTCTGGTGTATTGGATGCGGTGCTCACTACTTATGCCCTTGAAACCAAATGTGCTCCCGGGATCGCTAATTTTCAGCAAATTGCTCCAGCGTGTGAAGGTTTATCGGTAAGTCGTGAGCATAGAGAGATAACATCTAATTCCTATGCCATGATGATCAACAGAGGGTTTGCCAGTATGAATGTATGTTTGGTGATCAAAGCTTGTGAATAA
- a CDS encoding lysophospholipid acyltransferase family protein produces the protein MNNLAQQIEALPITLAGRFIYRFLPYRRRLIFSNISQVYNDQLNESQKKRLAKAYYSHLAKSLKEALQLRFMSEKKLQAQVEVLGHEKMLAVVAQKKGVLVVTGHFGNWEFAPLGGVLNFKEFKGQFHFIRRTLRFKFIERIMFKNYYQAGLHVIPKKNSLEQVCVALEQNHAVIFVLDQHASLVNRDGIAVEFFGKKAGTYRSLATISRHTGIPVIPAASYRLPNGKHVLEFHDPIPWKDYETTQESLYRNTLAYNQALEKIILAHPEQWNWMHKRWKLS, from the coding sequence GTGAATAATTTAGCTCAGCAAATAGAAGCATTACCAATTACGCTGGCAGGTCGTTTTATTTATCGTTTTTTGCCATACAGGCGTCGATTAATTTTTTCTAATATTAGCCAAGTTTATAATGATCAATTAAATGAATCTCAAAAAAAACGCTTGGCAAAAGCGTATTACTCACATCTCGCAAAATCTTTAAAAGAAGCACTGCAGTTACGATTCATGAGTGAAAAAAAATTACAAGCTCAGGTTGAAGTGCTTGGCCATGAAAAAATGTTGGCTGTTGTTGCACAGAAAAAAGGAGTTTTAGTCGTTACCGGCCATTTTGGAAATTGGGAGTTTGCGCCTTTGGGAGGTGTATTAAACTTCAAGGAATTCAAAGGACAGTTTCATTTTATCAGGCGTACTTTGCGATTTAAGTTCATAGAACGCATTATGTTCAAAAACTACTATCAAGCTGGCCTACATGTTATTCCTAAAAAAAATTCTCTGGAACAGGTGTGTGTTGCGCTAGAACAAAATCATGCCGTAATCTTCGTATTGGATCAGCATGCATCTCTAGTGAATCGAGATGGGATAGCAGTTGAGTTTTTTGGAAAAAAAGCGGGTACCTACAGAAGTTTGGCAACGATATCTCGTCATACTGGCATTCCAGTTATACCAGCAGCCAGTTATAGATTACCCAATGGAAAGCATGTTTTGGAGTTTCATGATCCTATTCCCTGGAAAGATTATGAAACCACACAAGAATCGTTATATCGGAATACCTTGGCGTATAATCAGGCTTTAGAAAAGATTATTTTGGCGCATCCAGAGCAGTGGAATTGGATGCACAAGCGCTGGAAGCTTTCTTAA
- a CDS encoding PilZ domain-containing protein, producing the protein MDERRKYFRLKNHGEINASLGNNPIEIVEISSNGALVLKQNIDIAKEGILKLQIHNFIMELSYEIVRIEDKNIVIHFTKEDETNRLFLVLKRLRDERKNKI; encoded by the coding sequence ATGGATGAAAGACGGAAATACTTTCGGCTAAAAAACCATGGCGAAATAAATGCCAGCTTAGGCAATAATCCGATTGAGATTGTTGAAATTTCCTCCAATGGTGCTTTAGTACTTAAGCAAAATATTGATATTGCCAAGGAGGGAATTCTTAAATTACAAATCCATAACTTTATTATGGAACTTAGCTATGAAATAGTTCGTATTGAAGATAAAAACATAGTTATTCATTTCACAAAGGAAGACGAAACTAATAGATTATTTTTGGTGCTCAAACGATTAAGAGACGAACGAAAAAATAAAATATGA
- the dapF gene encoding diaminopimelate epimerase: MGIKFTKMHGLGNDFIVLDGISQSIQLTPEHIQRLANRHTGIGFDQCLLIEPSQNEEIDFNYRIFNANGQEVGQCGNGARCIALFAKYYGLTAKNKLTVATKTTLMDLIINEDNSVSVNMGVPKLAPDEIPFLADEQSPEYSLELNNNNTVNLHAISVGNPHAVLLVRDVETAPVSSLGQQISLHPQFPEQVNVGFMQIINHEKINLRVYERGCGETIACGSGAVAAAAIGRLFYNLSDKITVHLPGGDLFIQWPCHTAPILLTGPAAFVYEATLLS, from the coding sequence ATGGGAATAAAATTTACTAAAATGCATGGTTTAGGCAATGATTTTATTGTACTGGATGGGATCAGCCAATCTATACAATTAACTCCCGAGCATATACAAAGACTAGCCAATCGCCATACCGGTATTGGGTTTGACCAATGTTTACTAATTGAACCCAGTCAAAACGAAGAGATTGATTTTAATTATCGAATCTTTAACGCCAATGGACAAGAGGTAGGACAATGCGGCAATGGAGCGCGATGCATAGCCCTTTTTGCCAAGTATTATGGTTTAACAGCAAAAAATAAATTAACAGTAGCAACTAAAACCACGCTCATGGATTTAATCATCAATGAGGACAACAGCGTGAGTGTCAATATGGGTGTTCCTAAACTAGCCCCAGATGAAATCCCTTTTCTTGCAGATGAACAATCACCAGAATATTCACTTGAATTAAATAATAACAATACAGTTAATCTTCACGCAATAAGTGTTGGTAACCCTCATGCTGTATTGTTGGTTAGAGATGTAGAAACAGCCCCTGTAAGCAGTTTGGGGCAACAAATTAGTCTTCACCCACAATTCCCAGAGCAAGTCAACGTTGGATTTATGCAAATCATTAATCATGAAAAAATCAATTTACGCGTCTACGAAAGAGGCTGTGGTGAAACAATTGCTTGCGGTAGTGGTGCCGTTGCTGCTGCAGCAATAGGACGTTTGTTTTACAATCTGTCAGATAAAATAACCGTTCATTTACCAGGAGGGGATTTGTTTATCCAATGGCCTTGTCACACTGCTCCCATTCTATTAACTGGACCTGCTGCTTTTGTGTATGAAGCCACATTACTTTCATAA
- the lptM gene encoding LPS translocon maturation chaperone LptM, with translation MRHIYFALLFIVVTMASLCLSACGQKGPLYLPEPEKKATANN, from the coding sequence ATGAGACACATTTATTTCGCTTTATTATTCATTGTTGTCACTATGGCTTCTTTATGTTTGTCAGCTTGTGGACAAAAGGGACCGTTGTATTTACCTGAGCCAGAAAAGAAGGCAACCGCTAATAACTAG
- a CDS encoding alpha/beta hydrolase, whose protein sequence is MKEPLEKAQACVIWMHGLGADASDMMGLADQLMIEDAVLRHVFLDAPRRPVTLNGGMVMPAWYDIYGLDLVDEEDKAGVEESESLIRKVVDAQYNFGFRPHQIFLAGFSQGGAMALHTALHMTDRLGGVIALSAYLPLVKHNKPQLDKNTPIFMGTGQFDPLVLPKWTQQSKDWLLAKGYNEVSFHQYPMEHSICFEEIKDLSLWLNKQVQGVLQ, encoded by the coding sequence ATGAAGGAACCTTTAGAGAAGGCACAAGCTTGTGTTATATGGATGCATGGATTGGGAGCTGATGCCTCTGATATGATGGGTTTAGCTGATCAGCTAATGATAGAAGATGCGGTTTTAAGGCATGTGTTTCTTGATGCTCCTCGAAGACCAGTTACTCTGAATGGAGGAATGGTTATGCCTGCGTGGTATGATATTTATGGATTAGATTTGGTCGATGAGGAAGATAAGGCAGGAGTCGAAGAGTCTGAATCATTAATCCGCAAGGTGGTTGACGCTCAATATAATTTTGGTTTTAGGCCACATCAAATTTTTTTAGCTGGCTTTTCTCAAGGAGGGGCTATGGCGTTGCACACAGCTCTTCATATGACTGATCGATTAGGAGGGGTTATTGCATTATCCGCTTATTTGCCCTTGGTTAAGCATAATAAGCCGCAACTTGATAAGAATACCCCCATTTTTATGGGAACAGGACAATTTGATCCTTTAGTTCTGCCAAAATGGACACAACAAAGCAAGGATTGGCTCCTGGCTAAGGGGTATAATGAAGTCTCCTTTCATCAATACCCTATGGAACATTCAATATGTTTTGAAGAAATTAAAGATCTTAGCCTTTGGCTTAATAAGCAGGTTCAAGGAGTTTTACAATGA
- a CDS encoding type II toxin-antitoxin system RatA family toxin: protein MTIVKRSRTVPYSCEQMYGLVNDVEHYSEFLPYCAESKILHRDNDEVQATLVIAAAGMSKSFTTRNRLQTNKMIEIRLVDGPFSHLEGFWRFDEEGNGCRISFDLEFEFAGKIFSMLLGPIFDQITDKMVDAFCERAEVIYGKG, encoded by the coding sequence ATGACAATAGTAAAAAGGTCACGAACAGTACCCTATTCTTGTGAACAAATGTATGGACTGGTTAATGATGTTGAACATTATTCCGAGTTTTTACCTTATTGCGCAGAAAGTAAAATACTTCATCGTGACAATGATGAAGTCCAGGCAACCTTGGTGATAGCAGCTGCTGGAATGAGTAAGTCATTCACTACTCGTAATCGATTGCAAACTAATAAAATGATTGAAATTCGTCTGGTTGATGGCCCATTTAGTCATTTGGAAGGATTTTGGCGTTTTGATGAGGAAGGAAACGGGTGCAGAATTTCTTTTGATTTGGAGTTTGAGTTTGCAGGGAAAATATTTTCCATGCTTCTTGGTCCTATATTTGATCAGATAACCGATAAAATGGTTGACGCATTTTGCGAAAGAGCCGAGGTCATTTATGGTAAAGGTTGA
- a CDS encoding RnfH family protein, whose product MVKVELVYIANSENCLHYKMDLKQGATVEEALIESNIYSTCPETKGLPIGVYGKQVSMDLVLKEGDRIEIYRPLILDPKEKRRKLAQSKK is encoded by the coding sequence ATGGTAAAGGTTGAATTAGTCTATATAGCGAATTCTGAAAATTGCTTGCATTACAAAATGGATTTAAAACAGGGTGCTACGGTTGAAGAGGCATTAATTGAATCAAATATTTATTCTACTTGTCCTGAAACGAAGGGATTACCTATAGGAGTTTACGGAAAGCAGGTTTCTATGGACCTGGTATTGAAAGAAGGAGACAGAATTGAGATTTATAGGCCATTAATACTCGACCCCAAAGAAAAGCGTCGTAAGTTAGCTCAATCAAAAAAATAG
- a CDS encoding outer membrane protein assembly factor BamE, whose product MAKFFMVGKKMRIITFFICFILTLTLTQCASYDFSRRITQQGNLLPQSKIARLKIGMSKNDVAILMGTSLMSPTFNNDRWDYAYTWRRGKGNMEIRNVVLYFSRGSLTRIEHKP is encoded by the coding sequence ATGGCGAAATTTTTCATGGTAGGCAAAAAAATGCGAATAATAACCTTTTTTATTTGTTTCATTTTAACATTAACCTTAACCCAATGTGCATCATATGACTTCTCAAGACGCATTACTCAGCAAGGTAATTTGTTGCCTCAATCAAAAATTGCCCGATTAAAAATAGGTATGAGTAAAAATGACGTTGCAATCTTGATGGGTACCAGTTTAATGAGCCCAACATTTAATAATGATCGCTGGGACTATGCGTACACCTGGAGACGAGGAAAAGGTAACATGGAAATTCGTAATGTTGTTTTATATTTTTCCAGAGGTTCTCTGACAAGAATAGAACATAAGCCGTAA
- the fur gene encoding ferric iron uptake transcriptional regulator, translating into MEESQQLKDAGLKITLPRIKVLQILEQSRDHHLSAEAVYKALLESGEDVGLATVYRVLTQFEAAGLVSRHNFEGGYSVFELSQGEHHDHLVCVKCGRVEEFVDEIIEQRQKAIAERAHFKMTDHALNIYGICPQCL; encoded by the coding sequence GTGGAAGAAAGTCAACAGTTAAAAGACGCTGGATTAAAAATCACATTACCTCGTATCAAGGTATTACAAATATTGGAGCAATCAAGGGATCACCATTTGAGCGCAGAAGCAGTCTACAAGGCCTTGTTGGAATCGGGTGAGGATGTTGGTTTAGCTACTGTGTATAGAGTTCTTACCCAATTTGAAGCAGCGGGATTAGTATCGAGGCATAATTTTGAAGGTGGATATTCGGTATTTGAGTTGTCCCAGGGCGAGCATCATGACCATCTTGTTTGTGTTAAGTGTGGACGAGTAGAAGAATTTGTCGATGAAATAATAGAGCAAAGACAAAAAGCTATTGCAGAGCGTGCTCATTTTAAAATGACAGATCATGCGTTAAATATATATGGTATTTGCCCACAGTGTCTTTAA
- a CDS encoding GGDEF domain-containing protein: MHQQKRSSLELEAFLSLLEGSLRTIPFNILAVIVLALDFIYTNAAPIKLAIICFFLILILSVIRWIASKIIISKERYITKGKQSLIGFLLLSFFMGLAWSLSYFIFVPYLNNTNELIFVLILGGLSTGAIASLSIYLPAYYAYVLPMNVPIIAYNLYLFQYDKTILAVMYSLFLIIVLITARLNSKLLSKVRILSITDSLTGLFNRRHFDMMFNNELSRAKRNRYPISLVFIDIDNFKYINDTFGHSAGDSFLIHVANILKQTLRRSGDSMFRIGGDEYAAILINMPPNEVTTFCITIQKRFNQKNHYKNVSLSMGVISIDSLHIIDQQSAITAADKTLYQAKKAGKNQIKSKSLG; the protein is encoded by the coding sequence ATGCATCAACAGAAGCGGTCTTCATTGGAACTTGAAGCCTTTTTGTCATTGTTGGAGGGATCTTTAAGAACTATCCCATTCAATATCCTGGCAGTGATAGTGCTTGCTTTGGATTTTATCTATACGAACGCAGCTCCAATCAAACTGGCTATAATCTGTTTTTTTCTCATTTTAATTTTAAGTGTGATTCGCTGGATAGCCAGCAAAATTATAATCAGTAAAGAGCGATACATTACAAAAGGAAAACAGTCTTTAATTGGTTTTTTACTACTCAGTTTTTTCATGGGGCTGGCCTGGAGTTTGAGCTACTTTATTTTTGTTCCTTATTTAAATAATACAAATGAGTTGATTTTTGTACTCATTCTGGGAGGTTTATCGACAGGTGCTATCGCTTCTTTATCAATTTATCTTCCAGCCTATTATGCTTATGTATTGCCAATGAATGTCCCAATTATTGCCTACAATTTGTATTTATTTCAGTATGATAAAACAATTCTTGCTGTCATGTATTCGCTTTTTTTGATCATAGTGTTAATAACAGCAAGATTAAATTCAAAATTGCTTTCCAAAGTGAGGATATTATCTATAACCGATTCATTGACCGGCTTATTTAACCGTCGTCATTTTGATATGATGTTCAACAATGAGTTAAGCAGAGCGAAACGTAATAGATATCCTATCAGCCTGGTTTTCATTGACATAGACAATTTCAAGTATATTAATGATACCTTCGGGCATTCTGCAGGCGACAGTTTTTTAATTCATGTGGCAAACATCCTGAAACAAACATTGCGGCGCTCCGGCGATAGCATGTTTCGAATTGGTGGAGATGAATATGCTGCTATTCTTATTAATATGCCACCCAATGAAGTGACAACTTTTTGTATTACTATTCAAAAGCGGTTTAACCAAAAAAATCACTATAAAAATGTGTCGTTAAGCATGGGAGTTATAAGTATTGACTCTTTGCATATCATTGATCAACAAAGTGCCATCACTGCTGCTGATAAAACACTTTATCAAGCAAAAAAAGCAGGTAAAAATCAGATTAAATCAAAATCGTTAGGCTAG